From the Natrarchaeobaculum aegyptiacum genome, one window contains:
- a CDS encoding ABC1 kinase family protein, translating into MVGFYRRYLGVVVTFLPFAWAFLRDRRRFVLFGPGRRVSDEEHRRRARRLRDAMLELGPAFVKVGQVLSTRPDVVPPIYVEELATLQDEVPEDAGGDPFSVLEAELGDEIDLEAVERVAGGSLAFVYTAPYDGERIALKVRRPGLPEIIERDLAVIRRLLPIVTLVAPERHRYSLENVANDFEDVILEELDFEREAVMMAEIRSNVDADEVIVPAVYEELSSERLLAMEFVTGRKVTDEDALSAVDRTPNEMATLLAKTYLRMGLVDGIFHADPHPGNLAVADDGRLIIYDFGMSRRLTQTEQEDLLDIYRALVTRDVDRLLDSLVALEVLEPTVNRTEVRHVLELVIENLEGRSVVTWREIITELMKMLQDFPFRIPPNVMLLIRVGSVGEGVCRQLDPEFDFVGVTREFLVEEGFIESEFRGLLEDVRDDLRTSLPALATAPAQFDRLATRLDRGELVVRTEPADPQPSGARSIGVAVLAGSLFITAAILAFHEEPYEVVALVAAVGTTLLYLLVR; encoded by the coding sequence ATGGTTGGATTCTACAGACGCTATCTCGGGGTCGTGGTCACCTTCCTGCCGTTCGCGTGGGCGTTCCTCCGCGATCGGCGCCGGTTCGTGCTCTTTGGCCCCGGCCGCCGCGTGAGCGACGAGGAACACCGTCGCCGGGCACGACGACTCCGGGACGCGATGCTCGAACTCGGGCCCGCGTTCGTGAAGGTCGGGCAAGTACTCTCGACGCGGCCGGACGTCGTCCCGCCGATCTACGTCGAGGAACTGGCGACGCTCCAGGACGAGGTGCCCGAAGACGCCGGCGGCGACCCATTTTCCGTCCTCGAGGCGGAACTCGGCGACGAGATCGACCTCGAGGCAGTCGAACGGGTCGCTGGTGGCTCGCTGGCGTTCGTCTACACGGCCCCCTACGACGGCGAGCGAATCGCACTCAAGGTTCGTCGCCCCGGTCTTCCGGAGATCATCGAGCGCGACCTCGCAGTCATCCGGCGGCTCCTCCCCATCGTGACGCTCGTTGCACCGGAGCGCCACCGCTACTCGCTCGAGAACGTGGCCAACGACTTCGAGGACGTTATCCTCGAGGAACTGGACTTCGAGCGCGAGGCCGTGATGATGGCCGAAATACGGTCGAACGTCGATGCAGACGAGGTGATCGTTCCCGCGGTCTACGAGGAACTGTCTTCGGAACGCCTGCTCGCGATGGAGTTCGTTACGGGCCGGAAGGTGACCGACGAGGACGCGCTCTCGGCCGTCGACCGAACGCCGAACGAGATGGCGACCCTGCTCGCGAAAACCTACCTCCGGATGGGGCTCGTCGACGGAATCTTCCACGCCGATCCCCATCCCGGCAACCTGGCAGTCGCCGACGACGGGCGGTTGATCATCTACGACTTCGGGATGAGCCGGCGGCTCACCCAGACCGAACAGGAGGACCTGCTCGACATCTACCGCGCGCTCGTCACCCGCGACGTCGACCGCCTCCTCGATTCGCTCGTCGCACTCGAGGTGCTCGAGCCGACCGTCAACCGGACCGAGGTCCGTCACGTCCTCGAACTCGTCATCGAGAATCTCGAGGGTCGAAGCGTGGTGACCTGGCGGGAGATCATCACCGAGTTGATGAAGATGCTGCAGGACTTCCCGTTCCGGATCCCGCCAAACGTGATGTTGTTGATCCGTGTCGGCTCAGTCGGCGAGGGAGTCTGTCGCCAGCTCGACCCCGAGTTCGACTTCGTCGGCGTCACCCGCGAGTTTCTCGTCGAGGAGGGGTTCATCGAGAGCGAGTTCCGGGGCCTGCTCGAGGACGTCAGAGACGACCTCCGGACGTCGTTGCCCGCACTCGCTACCGCGCCCGCACAGTTCGATCGACTGGCGACCAGACTCGACCGCGGCGAACTCGTCGTCCGGACCGAACCCGCCGACCCGCAGCCGTCGGGAGCGCGTTCGATCGGGGTCGCCGTTCTCGCCGGGTCGCTGTTTATCACGGCCGCGATCCTCGCGTTCCACGAAGAGCCCTACGAGGTCGTTGCACTCGTCGCCGCTGTGGGGACGACGCTGCTGTACCTGCTCGTCAGATGA
- a CDS encoding DUF4040 domain-containing protein has protein sequence MIWLELALIAFVVIGALFVAFARDVVGAIVTFAGLTLGIAVIWVLLAAPDVALIEAAVGAGVTSVLFMITVKKTVGIRGSGPEDADEKGALRSLNVPALVMVGALAVPLGYAFLALDPVGAVDAPAVSETYFGEGGEQTPYGYYMAETLEDAGFPNAVVAVLVVYRGLDTLGELIVAFAAAVSILVVLKREDIL, from the coding sequence ATGATCTGGCTCGAGCTCGCACTGATCGCGTTCGTCGTGATCGGTGCGCTGTTCGTCGCGTTCGCCCGGGACGTCGTCGGTGCCATCGTCACGTTCGCAGGTCTCACACTCGGCATCGCCGTCATCTGGGTGCTGCTCGCAGCACCCGACGTGGCGCTGATCGAGGCGGCCGTCGGCGCGGGAGTCACCTCCGTGCTGTTTATGATCACGGTCAAGAAGACCGTCGGTATCAGGGGGAGCGGGCCCGAAGACGCCGACGAGAAGGGAGCGCTGCGCTCTCTCAACGTCCCCGCACTCGTGATGGTCGGCGCGCTGGCGGTCCCGCTTGGATACGCCTTCCTCGCGCTCGACCCCGTCGGTGCAGTCGACGCACCTGCGGTCTCAGAGACCTACTTCGGCGAGGGCGGCGAGCAGACGCCCTACGGCTACTACATGGCCGAGACTCTCGAGGACGCCGGATTCCCGAACGCCGTCGTGGCCGTCCTCGTCGTGTATCGTGGGCTGGACACGCTGGGTGAACTCATCGTCGCGTTCGCCGCAGCGGTGAGCATTCTGGTCGTACTGAAACGGGAGGACATCCTATGA
- a CDS encoding proton-conducting transporter membrane subunit, which translates to MTEFLLASATTVPDVRPGAVLFVPIVAVALIFLSRNRPNVREVWSILAALSMFAIVASMVPGVLEGTVYETNFGTLVGWDDSAIDLVLRADALGMVFALVSSGLYVLTALYSIGYMRGHHEPFQTRFFAMLCASVGAALGVAFASNIFVLLVFYEVLTLATYPLVAHDESREARVSGYKYLAYALSGGLAVFGGMVAVFWLAGDMTFTRGGIEGLATVASEDPWAARGAFALLAGGFMVKAGVMPVHAWLPSAMVAPTPVSGLLHAVAVVKAGAFGVARTVIDVFGPGTVQEIGMGVPLAILAGATIIIASLFALRQDNLKARLAYSTIAQLSYIVLGMALLAPEALMGGLLHIPAHAFAKLTLFLCAGALYVQLEVKYISEMPGIARRMPVTMSAFTLASFSMAGIPILAGFVSKWHLLWGGAEAGTLLVPAVLIASGALNVAYFWPIIFTAFFETARDHGGKPVLEHPFGGVPEASREYRSDGGVPDGGDDHDHDEDEDHHGADAEEDHVEDVDDYDDGDHDGHDTDDHGHGHGHVELPPSDGWDRPGGRLRETTAFMLVPLMTTATLVVLFGIAPDSMVFFDLIEGIAEAAWEVGD; encoded by the coding sequence ATGACTGAGTTCCTCCTCGCGAGCGCGACGACCGTCCCGGACGTCAGACCGGGTGCGGTCCTGTTCGTCCCCATCGTCGCGGTCGCGCTCATCTTCCTCTCACGGAACCGGCCGAACGTCCGGGAAGTCTGGTCGATCCTCGCGGCCCTCTCGATGTTCGCCATCGTCGCCAGTATGGTGCCGGGCGTCCTCGAGGGGACCGTCTACGAGACCAACTTCGGGACGCTCGTCGGCTGGGACGATTCGGCGATCGACCTCGTGCTCCGGGCCGACGCCCTCGGGATGGTGTTCGCGCTCGTCTCGAGTGGCCTCTACGTCCTCACCGCGCTCTACAGCATCGGCTACATGCGCGGCCACCACGAGCCGTTCCAGACGCGCTTTTTCGCGATGCTGTGTGCGAGCGTGGGCGCGGCACTGGGCGTCGCGTTCGCGTCGAACATCTTCGTTCTCCTCGTCTTCTACGAGGTCCTGACGCTCGCGACCTACCCGCTGGTCGCCCACGACGAGTCCCGCGAGGCGCGCGTCTCGGGCTACAAGTACCTCGCGTACGCCCTCTCGGGCGGGCTCGCCGTCTTCGGTGGGATGGTCGCGGTCTTCTGGCTCGCCGGTGACATGACCTTCACCCGCGGTGGCATCGAGGGACTCGCAACCGTCGCGTCCGAAGATCCGTGGGCCGCCCGCGGGGCGTTCGCCCTGCTCGCTGGCGGCTTCATGGTGAAAGCCGGCGTCATGCCGGTCCACGCCTGGCTGCCGAGTGCGATGGTCGCGCCGACGCCCGTCTCCGGCCTGCTCCACGCGGTCGCGGTCGTCAAGGCCGGCGCGTTCGGCGTCGCCCGGACCGTCATCGACGTCTTCGGGCCCGGAACCGTCCAGGAGATCGGGATGGGCGTCCCACTCGCGATCCTCGCGGGCGCGACGATCATCATCGCGAGCCTGTTCGCGCTCCGTCAGGACAACCTCAAGGCCAGACTGGCGTACTCGACGATCGCCCAGCTTTCCTACATCGTGCTGGGGATGGCGCTGCTGGCCCCCGAGGCGCTGATGGGCGGACTCCTGCACATCCCCGCCCACGCGTTCGCGAAGCTGACGCTGTTCCTCTGTGCCGGGGCACTGTACGTCCAGCTCGAGGTGAAGTACATCAGCGAGATGCCGGGGATCGCGAGGCGGATGCCCGTGACGATGAGTGCGTTCACACTGGCGAGTTTCAGCATGGCCGGCATCCCGATCCTCGCCGGTTTCGTCAGCAAGTGGCACCTCCTCTGGGGAGGTGCCGAAGCTGGCACCCTCCTCGTCCCGGCCGTCCTGATCGCCTCCGGTGCGCTCAACGTCGCGTACTTCTGGCCGATCATCTTCACGGCCTTCTTCGAGACCGCTCGAGACCACGGTGGCAAGCCCGTCCTCGAGCACCCATTCGGTGGCGTGCCCGAGGCCTCGCGTGAGTACCGTTCCGACGGCGGCGTTCCCGACGGCGGCGACGACCACGACCACGACGAGGACGAAGATCACCACGGCGCCGACGCCGAGGAAGATCACGTCGAAGACGTCGACGACTACGACGACGGTGACCACGATGGTCACGACACCGACGACCACGGCCACGGTCACGGCCACGTCGAACTCCCACCGAGCGACGGCTGGGATCGACCCGGTGGCCGCCTTCGAGAGACGACAGCGTTCATGCTCGTTCCACTGATGACGACGGCAACACTCGTAGTGCTGTTCGGTATCGCCCCCGACTCGATGGTCTTTTTCGACCTCATCGAGGGAATCGCCGAGGCTGCCTGGGAGGTGGGTGACTGA
- a CDS encoding cation:proton antiporter, giving the protein MTDLAATALLAAAAVVVLIAAVVLYRVIAGPTTHDRVVAVNVIGTSIVMVLALIAAGLDRPEYLDIAIVYALLNFVLSLVVGRFTYDSEGVSWR; this is encoded by the coding sequence ATGACTGACCTCGCAGCCACTGCGCTGCTCGCGGCCGCAGCGGTCGTCGTCCTCATCGCGGCGGTCGTTCTCTACCGGGTGATCGCCGGACCAACGACGCACGACCGGGTCGTCGCGGTCAACGTCATCGGGACCTCGATCGTGATGGTGCTGGCGTTGATCGCTGCCGGCCTCGATCGGCCGGAGTACCTCGACATCGCGATCGTCTACGCGTTGCTCAACTTCGTGTTGAGCCTCGTCGTCGGCCGGTTCACCTACGACTCCGAGGGGGTGTCCTGGCGATGA
- a CDS encoding tyrosine-type recombinase/integrase, whose amino-acid sequence MTETTIDVTDAIDGYLQRKAVGDPDGPGAGTYASNAESILRRFADWLERERDLTTLAALEPIHLRAYANDLSSRVDRGEYTASSARTYYAVVRAFCSWCVRGGLLESNPAAADVATVALPSADSDTTGRPGREPDDSSRSTGEDTWAVDVRRTLEAHVRERARAVDDLADPEERLTRLREYALVTVLAHSGARGSELFRVPTDERRTGATWDDVDFYDGTIRVLGRSQRLEEVDVLGPARMALRRYRIVLDPPTNDWPLFPTRHAPSIARHVRETLSERGYDDAEIDDLFDAQTASELARDRAIAPPAITAEGARSVLRRLCERAGLEVTVTPRGVGDATLADESRREARSSTPLLRTTTERTIAVPADWIVADGRSSSVDPDRTERTR is encoded by the coding sequence GTGACTGAAACTACCATCGACGTCACCGACGCGATCGACGGCTACCTCCAGCGGAAGGCCGTCGGCGACCCCGACGGACCGGGTGCCGGCACTTACGCGTCCAACGCCGAATCGATCCTCCGCCGGTTCGCCGACTGGCTCGAGCGCGAACGTGACCTGACGACGCTCGCGGCTCTCGAACCGATTCACCTCCGCGCGTACGCGAACGACCTCTCCTCGCGCGTCGACCGCGGGGAGTACACCGCCTCGAGTGCCCGGACGTACTACGCGGTCGTCCGGGCGTTTTGCTCGTGGTGCGTTCGCGGTGGCCTGCTCGAATCGAACCCCGCGGCGGCCGACGTTGCCACCGTTGCACTTCCGAGCGCCGACTCGGACACCACTGGTCGGCCCGGACGGGAGCCCGACGACTCGAGTCGGTCCACGGGTGAGGATACCTGGGCCGTCGACGTCCGCCGGACACTCGAGGCGCACGTCCGCGAGCGCGCCCGGGCGGTCGACGACCTCGCCGATCCCGAGGAACGGCTCACCAGGCTCCGGGAGTACGCCCTCGTCACCGTCCTCGCACACTCGGGGGCGCGAGGCTCCGAACTCTTTCGAGTGCCGACCGACGAGCGACGCACGGGCGCAACGTGGGACGACGTCGACTTCTACGACGGGACGATCCGCGTCCTCGGACGATCACAGCGACTCGAGGAGGTCGATGTCCTCGGTCCGGCGCGGATGGCACTGCGCCGGTACCGGATCGTCCTCGATCCGCCGACGAACGACTGGCCGCTGTTTCCGACGCGCCACGCGCCGTCGATCGCCCGTCACGTCCGTGAGACCCTCAGCGAGCGCGGTTACGACGACGCCGAGATCGACGACCTGTTCGACGCGCAGACGGCCTCGGAACTCGCCCGCGACCGGGCTATCGCACCACCGGCGATCACCGCCGAGGGTGCACGCTCGGTCCTCCGTCGACTCTGCGAGCGGGCCGGACTCGAGGTGACCGTCACTCCGCGCGGGGTCGGCGATGCGACGCTCGCAGACGAGTCCCGGCGCGAGGCCCGGTCGTCGACGCCACTGTTGCGAACGACGACCGAGCGAACGATTGCCGTTCCCGCTGACTGGATCGTCGCCGACGGTCGGTCGTCGTCGGTAGACCCGGACCGGACCGAACGAACGCGGTGA
- a CDS encoding monovalent cation/H+ antiporter subunit D family protein, translating into MELDWLVAAVVLVPLLTAVLPVAASLRWKNVGWSFAAAIVSITFALAVGLAWHVYENGAEWYEVAGIPAPFGIELYADEFSMLVVILTLSICLGVLAYTRIGGPRGNAFYGGFLLLTGGMLGVVLTGDIFNLYVFLEIMAISSYALVSASKYRWSTYAAFKYLLVGTVGASFYLLGVALALSATGTLNMHDLTDQLAVAGYDNPVVVTAFVLMGVGLAIKIALFPVHTWLADAHASAPDGISAVISALMPAVAVYAFARIIFTVFTPEFLDANPTIAQLVLVGALLSLFVGSTFALLQDHIKLVLAYSTVSQFGIVLVGIAVANETAVFGSALHLFGHGFVKASLFILAGMFALRFGGIRTVDEYAGLAKRAPVMAGAFAVLGIAMIGLPPTVGFAGKWYIALGAFEEGMWIVSLLVLGSTLLSAGYILPFINRIYFHPFDGEDVDPASITAGMLIAIIAGATLGVALGLLSSEIYALLESAIQSLVS; encoded by the coding sequence ATGGAACTCGACTGGCTGGTCGCCGCAGTCGTCCTCGTTCCACTGCTGACTGCTGTCCTCCCAGTCGCGGCGAGCCTGCGGTGGAAGAACGTCGGCTGGAGTTTCGCCGCGGCGATCGTCTCGATCACGTTCGCACTCGCGGTCGGGCTGGCCTGGCACGTCTACGAAAACGGTGCCGAATGGTACGAGGTGGCTGGAATTCCGGCCCCGTTCGGCATCGAACTCTACGCCGACGAGTTCTCGATGCTCGTCGTGATCCTCACGCTGTCGATCTGTCTGGGCGTCCTCGCGTATACCCGGATCGGCGGCCCGCGCGGAAACGCCTTCTACGGCGGCTTCCTGCTGCTCACCGGCGGGATGCTCGGCGTCGTCCTCACGGGCGACATCTTCAACCTCTACGTCTTCCTCGAGATCATGGCGATCTCATCGTACGCGCTGGTGTCGGCCTCGAAGTACCGGTGGTCGACCTACGCGGCGTTCAAGTACCTGCTCGTCGGGACCGTCGGCGCGTCGTTTTACCTCCTCGGGGTCGCACTGGCGCTGTCTGCCACGGGGACGCTCAACATGCACGACCTGACCGACCAGCTCGCGGTCGCCGGCTACGACAACCCGGTGGTCGTCACCGCGTTCGTGTTGATGGGCGTCGGCCTCGCGATCAAAATCGCGCTGTTCCCAGTCCACACGTGGCTCGCGGACGCCCACGCCTCCGCACCCGACGGCATCAGTGCAGTCATCTCGGCGCTGATGCCCGCGGTGGCCGTCTACGCCTTCGCCCGCATCATCTTCACCGTCTTCACCCCCGAGTTCCTCGATGCCAACCCGACGATCGCACAGCTCGTGCTCGTGGGGGCGCTGTTGAGCCTGTTCGTGGGGAGTACCTTCGCGCTCTTGCAGGACCACATCAAGCTCGTCCTCGCGTACTCGACGGTCTCGCAGTTCGGCATCGTCCTCGTCGGAATCGCCGTCGCCAACGAGACGGCCGTCTTTGGCTCTGCCCTGCACCTGTTCGGCCACGGCTTCGTCAAGGCCTCGCTGTTCATCCTCGCGGGGATGTTCGCGCTCCGGTTCGGCGGCATCCGAACCGTCGACGAGTACGCAGGTCTGGCCAAACGCGCACCCGTGATGGCCGGGGCCTTCGCCGTCCTCGGCATCGCCATGATCGGCCTGCCGCCGACGGTCGGCTTCGCCGGCAAGTGGTACATCGCACTCGGCGCCTTCGAAGAAGGCATGTGGATCGTCTCGCTGCTCGTCCTCGGCAGCACGCTCCTCTCTGCGGGATACATCCTCCCGTTCATCAACCGGATCTACTTCCACCCCTTCGACGGCGAGGACGTCGATCCCGCCTCGATCACCGCCGGGATGCTGATCGCCATCATCGCCGGTGCGACACTCGGCGTCGCACTCGGCCTCCTCTCGAGTGAGATCTACGCGCTGCTCGAGAGTGCGATCCAGAGTCTCGTCAGCTGA
- the mnhG gene encoding monovalent cation/H(+) antiporter subunit G, protein MIVTAFVIVFAAIGVFFTFVAAVGMLRLPDVYSRSHAATKADTLGAGFSILAVAIYFGTAGEILRAALLIVFIYYTNPTAAHAITRAAYSRGIDVWTADDREEGSR, encoded by the coding sequence ATGATCGTCACCGCCTTCGTGATCGTCTTCGCCGCGATCGGCGTCTTCTTCACGTTCGTCGCCGCGGTCGGGATGCTCCGACTCCCCGACGTCTACAGCCGCTCACACGCGGCGACCAAAGCCGACACGCTCGGTGCCGGGTTCTCGATCCTCGCCGTCGCGATCTACTTCGGCACCGCAGGTGAGATCCTTCGAGCGGCACTGCTGATCGTGTTCATCTACTACACCAATCCGACGGCCGCCCACGCCATCACCCGGGCGGCCTACAGCCGGGGTATCGACGTCTGGACGGCCGACGACCGCGAGGAGGGATCGCGATGA
- a CDS encoding cation:proton antiporter subunit C, whose translation MIPFEIGAYHYYFTSFALFLIGLYMMIDDPNLIKKIIGLNFAQIAVYLMLVTIGYVDGASPPILADGFDAPHANPLMHVLVLTAIVVGVALTALALALTIRLYAEFGTLDTREIEAAIAADDTTSANTGGGSGGESDD comes from the coding sequence ATGATTCCATTCGAGATCGGTGCCTACCACTACTACTTCACGTCGTTCGCGCTCTTCCTGATCGGGCTCTACATGATGATCGACGACCCGAACCTGATCAAGAAGATCATCGGGCTCAACTTCGCACAGATCGCGGTCTACCTGATGCTCGTCACCATCGGCTACGTCGACGGGGCGAGCCCGCCGATCCTCGCCGACGGGTTCGACGCACCACACGCCAATCCGCTGATGCACGTGCTCGTGCTGACTGCCATCGTCGTCGGGGTCGCGCTCACTGCGCTGGCGCTTGCGCTGACGATCCGGCTCTACGCGGAGTTCGGCACGTTAGACACCCGCGAGATCGAGGCCGCGATCGCCGCCGACGATACGACGTCGGCGAACACCGGTGGCGGATCTGGAGGTGAGAGCGATGACTGA
- a CDS encoding MnhB domain-containing protein has protein sequence MTGPDRRTNTESETEEESTADGDGGDDGVDAAENPSTADVADADDLERLTDVTESPVVTTASRTITPFVVAFGIYLTLFGTSLPGGAFQGGVVMASTVVLVAMAFGFGPTREWLDERALAGLFVLGAGIFGVVAFGAVVLGGDVLELFVFPLTVEDMVKLVEVAIAALVAGVIIGLFVWLAAGFGEGGDSI, from the coding sequence ATGACGGGGCCGGACCGCCGAACCAACACGGAGTCCGAGACCGAGGAAGAGTCGACCGCCGACGGAGACGGCGGAGACGACGGCGTCGACGCGGCGGAGAACCCCTCGACCGCCGACGTCGCGGACGCCGACGATTTAGAGCGCCTGACCGACGTCACCGAAAGTCCCGTCGTGACGACCGCGTCGCGGACGATCACGCCGTTCGTCGTCGCCTTCGGGATCTACCTGACTCTGTTCGGGACGAGTCTCCCGGGCGGGGCGTTCCAGGGCGGCGTCGTGATGGCCTCGACGGTCGTCCTCGTCGCCATGGCGTTCGGTTTCGGGCCGACGCGAGAGTGGCTCGACGAGCGGGCGCTCGCCGGGCTGTTCGTCCTCGGAGCCGGCATCTTCGGGGTCGTCGCGTTCGGGGCCGTCGTCCTCGGTGGCGACGTGCTCGAGCTGTTCGTCTTCCCACTCACCGTCGAGGACATGGTCAAGCTGGTCGAGGTCGCGATCGCCGCGCTCGTCGCCGGCGTGATCATCGGCCTGTTCGTCTGGCTCGCCGCTGGTTTCGGCGAGGGAGGTGATTCGATATGA
- a CDS encoding Na(+)/H(+) antiporter subunit D, which translates to MNELLLSVPPALLVAVALLVTPLLSRRLAHGLATVALVAVVAWALVVESGVGPTATFMGFELLLVEVDQFSRLMAIIFGAFGAFAVSYAYFADTTNRHLMWGLGYVTASLWTVMVGDWLALIVGWEAMAIASTVFIWLSGGRSIRTGYRYALAHAIGGSLLLAGIVLYLFYGTDGGATALHFTETNVAGLEVPVGGTTISVVAALMGLGIGLNAAIIGLHAWLPDTYPSPHVATSVFLACYTTKTAVYASYRAFPEENLYLAYMGGAMAIYGAAFALAQKDMRRLLSYHIQGQVGFMLVGIGVGTQLGVAGGFAHLFNHILYKGLLFMAAGIIIIKIGKESLDKFGAVGATAPVALGAFLVGALSISGFPGFNGFISKGMLTDAVIAADLTTLEWMLYLGSVGTYASFIKFGYYAFLDGEPVSMPDADWGHTIVTGGVAAGCIGFGLYYPALYAIIPFGDVWGVEPYSMYQFTKAGVLAAGGLLVFVVSKPLLDSFHGGKDVDRAHDPLAFYGAKGLSGGIGGIYNRVDAAVVGTGWALVDAAHDPSTTIRGLLPDGWQDRYDRRLERTPGKTGGKLGIGLTIYVAAGVLTIALALALFIQ; encoded by the coding sequence ATGAACGAGTTGCTCCTCTCGGTGCCGCCAGCCCTGCTCGTCGCCGTCGCACTCCTGGTGACACCCCTGCTCTCGCGACGACTCGCCCACGGGCTGGCGACGGTCGCGCTGGTCGCGGTCGTCGCCTGGGCACTCGTCGTCGAGAGCGGGGTCGGCCCGACCGCGACGTTCATGGGCTTCGAGTTGCTTCTGGTCGAGGTCGACCAGTTCTCCCGACTAATGGCGATCATCTTCGGCGCGTTCGGCGCGTTCGCGGTCTCCTATGCCTACTTCGCCGACACGACGAATCGCCACCTGATGTGGGGACTGGGCTACGTCACGGCCTCGCTGTGGACGGTCATGGTCGGTGACTGGCTCGCGCTGATCGTCGGCTGGGAGGCGATGGCCATCGCCAGCACCGTCTTCATCTGGCTCTCCGGCGGCCGCTCGATCCGAACGGGCTACCGCTACGCGCTGGCTCACGCCATCGGCGGCAGCCTCCTGCTCGCCGGCATCGTCCTCTACCTGTTCTACGGGACCGACGGCGGTGCGACTGCACTCCACTTCACCGAGACCAACGTCGCCGGCCTCGAAGTGCCCGTCGGCGGGACGACCATCTCCGTCGTCGCCGCCTTGATGGGGCTCGGTATCGGCCTGAACGCCGCGATCATCGGCTTGCACGCCTGGCTGCCCGACACCTACCCGAGCCCGCACGTCGCGACCTCGGTCTTCCTCGCCTGTTATACGACCAAGACGGCCGTCTACGCCTCCTACCGGGCGTTCCCGGAGGAGAACCTCTACCTGGCGTACATGGGCGGGGCGATGGCGATCTACGGAGCGGCGTTCGCGCTCGCCCAGAAGGACATGCGTCGGCTGCTCTCCTATCACATCCAGGGACAGGTCGGCTTCATGCTCGTCGGCATCGGCGTCGGCACGCAACTCGGCGTCGCCGGCGGCTTCGCCCACCTGTTCAACCACATCCTCTACAAGGGCCTGCTGTTCATGGCCGCAGGGATCATCATCATCAAGATCGGCAAGGAGAGTCTCGACAAGTTCGGCGCGGTCGGCGCCACCGCGCCCGTCGCGCTCGGGGCCTTCCTCGTCGGCGCGCTCTCGATTTCGGGCTTTCCCGGCTTCAACGGCTTCATCAGCAAGGGAATGCTCACCGACGCCGTCATCGCCGCCGACCTCACCACGCTCGAGTGGATGCTCTACCTCGGCAGCGTCGGCACCTACGCGTCGTTCATCAAGTTCGGCTACTACGCCTTCCTCGACGGCGAGCCGGTTTCGATGCCCGACGCCGACTGGGGCCACACCATCGTTACCGGTGGCGTTGCGGCAGGCTGTATCGGCTTCGGGCTGTACTACCCGGCGCTGTACGCGATCATTCCCTTCGGTGACGTCTGGGGGGTCGAGCCGTACTCGATGTACCAGTTCACGAAAGCCGGCGTTCTCGCTGCCGGTGGCCTGCTGGTGTTCGTCGTCTCGAAGCCGCTGCTCGATTCGTTCCACGGCGGCAAAGACGTCGACCGGGCTCACGACCCGCTCGCGTTCTACGGCGCGAAGGGGCTCTCCGGCGGCATCGGCGGCATCTACAACCGCGTCGACGCGGCCGTCGTCGGCACCGGGTGGGCGCTGGTCGACGCCGCCCACGACCCGAGCACGACCATCCGCGGGTTGCTTCCCGACGGCTGGCAGGACCGGTACGATCGCCGACTCGAGCGCACCCCCGGCAAGACCGGTGGCAAGCTCGGGATCGGACTGACCATCTACGTCGCGGCGGGCGTGCTCACCATCGCACTCGCCCTCGCGCTCTTCATCCAGTGA